A region from the Dehalococcoides mccartyi CG5 genome encodes:
- a CDS encoding HNH endonuclease yields MRCIFCKQDSGSSKAIEHIVPESLGNEEHTLPVGIVCSKCNSYFGLKVEKPLLDSDYFRQARFRNVVSNKEGRIPTIQGLLLPGIVPIEILKERSGQSIFPSRERDIPTFVQSLRANREGKLIIPATTVPDHNLMSRFLAKAALEVLAFKMLKVEGALDEITDKPELDALRVYARYGASPAYWPFSTRPIYPERKLFIENTERYEVLHEFDLLYTKSNELYFVIAIFGMEYVLNMADRETSGYVDWLKEHGYESPLYTEGRSSLQ; encoded by the coding sequence ATGCGCTGCATTTTCTGTAAGCAAGACTCTGGTTCATCGAAAGCGATAGAACACATCGTTCCTGAGTCTCTCGGCAACGAGGAGCACACGCTCCCGGTAGGTATTGTATGCTCTAAGTGCAATAGCTACTTCGGCCTCAAAGTGGAGAAGCCCTTGCTTGATTCAGACTACTTCCGCCAGGCTAGATTCAGAAACGTAGTATCCAACAAAGAGGGGAGAATTCCGACTATTCAAGGGTTGCTTCTTCCAGGGATAGTTCCCATTGAAATACTCAAGGAACGGAGTGGCCAAAGCATATTTCCCAGCCGAGAAAGGGATATACCGACGTTCGTGCAAAGCCTCCGGGCAAATCGTGAAGGCAAATTGATAATTCCTGCGACGACAGTCCCTGACCATAATTTGATGTCACGTTTCTTAGCTAAAGCTGCTTTGGAGGTGTTGGCATTCAAGATGTTGAAGGTCGAAGGTGCCTTGGATGAAATCACCGATAAACCTGAACTCGATGCATTGAGAGTGTATGCCAGATACGGGGCGTCACCAGCCTATTGGCCATTTAGCACCCGTCCCATTTACCCAGAGAGAAAGCTCTTTATCGAAAACACGGAGAGGTACGAAGTTCTGCATGAATTTGATCTACTATACACCAAATCAAACGAGCTTTATTTTGTGATTGCAATCTTCGGGATGGAATATGTTCTCAATATGGCAGACAGAGAAACTAGCGGGTACGTTGATTGGTTGAAAGAACACGGTTATGAAAGCCCTTTGTATACGGAAGGGCGTTCATCTCTTCAATGA
- a CDS encoding phytoene desaturase family protein has product MSSKKVIIIGAGLAGLSAGCYSRMNGYATRIYEHHSKPGGVAACWRRGEYLIDGGIHFMMGSQNGTDLYNIYRQLGVADPANFIPMKSYGSFIDIEGSRQLDIPLNISELALDLKMLSPADAPLIDDLATVVTAFSGKDLATYGQMNPPELTSGLDKLTDMWKMRKLFKYMSGKYAKSMQDYTAGMQNRWLAECLNNLFTPQCPVWFVIMLLAIAADGQMSYLAKGCKDFVRQIEKRYKDLNGEVTYSSTVEKILVRDDCAFGVKLADGTEDYADYVISAGDIHNTVFHLLDGKYIGKKLQNKFDTCELSRPYFVASFGVKRTFENESVFNTLILKQPLQVGNREIRQIFVRIFNYSNHFAPKDKSVIQAEFETEWDYWDNLRQTDPNKYAAEKERLVSEILVNLEILYPGISPLVEIADVATPCTLNRYTLNHQGAPEGWGLTSQNFKEETRRSLEGLSNLYLAGHWVSGGVPGVILSGRQAIQLVCAKEKKPFFTRTT; this is encoded by the coding sequence ATGTCTTCAAAAAAGGTTATCATTATTGGTGCCGGTCTGGCCGGGCTTTCTGCCGGTTGTTATTCCCGAATGAATGGTTATGCTACCCGTATTTATGAGCATCATTCCAAACCGGGTGGTGTTGCGGCTTGTTGGCGGCGGGGCGAATACCTGATTGACGGAGGTATTCACTTTATGATGGGTTCCCAAAACGGCACTGATTTATATAATATCTATCGCCAGCTTGGGGTGGCAGATCCTGCCAATTTTATTCCTATGAAATCATACGGCAGTTTTATTGATATTGAGGGAAGCAGACAGTTGGATATCCCGCTAAATATTTCAGAACTGGCTTTAGACCTAAAAATGCTTTCCCCTGCAGATGCCCCCCTTATAGATGACTTGGCTACGGTAGTTACTGCTTTTTCAGGCAAAGATTTAGCTACTTACGGCCAAATGAATCCGCCTGAATTGACTTCCGGGTTAGATAAGCTTACGGATATGTGGAAAATGCGCAAGCTGTTTAAATATATGTCCGGCAAGTACGCAAAAAGTATGCAAGACTATACTGCCGGCATGCAAAACCGCTGGCTGGCTGAATGTTTGAATAACCTCTTTACCCCCCAATGCCCTGTTTGGTTTGTAATCATGTTGCTGGCCATTGCTGCTGACGGGCAAATGAGCTATCTGGCAAAAGGCTGCAAAGATTTTGTCCGCCAGATAGAAAAACGGTATAAAGACCTGAATGGAGAAGTAACCTACAGTTCTACCGTAGAAAAAATACTGGTCAGAGATGACTGTGCTTTTGGCGTCAAGCTGGCTGACGGGACTGAGGACTATGCAGATTACGTAATTTCTGCCGGTGATATTCATAATACAGTTTTTCACCTGCTGGACGGCAAATATATAGGCAAGAAGCTTCAAAATAAGTTTGATACCTGTGAACTCAGCCGCCCGTATTTTGTGGCTAGTTTTGGTGTAAAACGGACTTTTGAAAATGAAAGTGTTTTTAATACTCTCATTCTAAAACAGCCCCTGCAGGTTGGAAACCGAGAGATTCGGCAAATATTTGTGCGTATATTTAACTACAGCAACCATTTTGCACCCAAAGATAAAAGTGTGATTCAGGCGGAGTTTGAAACTGAATGGGATTACTGGGATAACCTTCGGCAAACAGATCCTAATAAATACGCCGCTGAAAAAGAACGGCTGGTATCTGAAATACTGGTTAATCTGGAGATACTCTATCCCGGGATATCCCCACTGGTAGAGATTGCTGATGTAGCTACTCCCTGCACTCTTAACCGTTATACGCTAAACCATCAGGGTGCGCCTGAAGGCTGGGGGCTTACCAGCCAAAACTTCAAGGAAGAAACAAGGCGGAGTCTAGAGGGGCTATCAAACCTTTATCTGGCAGGGCATTGGGTATCCGGGGGTGTGCCGGGAGTAATTCTTTCCGGGCGTCAGGCTATACAGTTGGTATGTGCCAAAGAAAAGAAGCCCTTTTTTACCAGAACTACTTAG
- a CDS encoding phosphatidic acid phosphatase produces the protein MKTKLANYISDIFNPLTLSILFVFLLAKDSTENLWEAVKWSLIFITLCMLPIFLVILSMVKRGKLQSVFSNPREQRHVLYVLGSVMVGAGLMVLIFIGAPDKLIAALFAGFVSSVLFMIVNFFWKISVHTAFASAFSSIALMLYGYSALGFMLLVPMMAWARVYLKEHTVGQVTAGALLAGTVIVTVFNIFNMVNI, from the coding sequence TTGAAAACCAAACTGGCAAACTACATATCTGATATATTTAATCCTCTTACGCTAAGTATTCTCTTTGTTTTTCTGCTAGCCAAAGACTCCACTGAAAACCTGTGGGAAGCCGTCAAATGGTCATTGATATTTATAACTTTGTGCATGCTGCCTATATTTCTGGTTATTTTAAGTATGGTTAAAAGGGGCAAACTTCAATCGGTTTTTTCAAACCCCCGTGAACAGCGTCATGTTTTATATGTTTTGGGTTCGGTGATGGTAGGTGCTGGACTCATGGTACTTATATTTATTGGGGCACCAGATAAACTTATAGCCGCCTTGTTTGCCGGCTTTGTTTCCAGCGTGCTTTTCATGATAGTAAACTTCTTCTGGAAAATAAGCGTCCACACTGCATTTGCCAGTGCATTCTCCAGTATAGCTTTGATGCTTTACGGTTACAGTGCTCTGGGTTTCATGCTGTTAGTACCCATGATGGCTTGGGCCAGAGTTTACCTGAAAGAACATACCGTGGGGCAGGTAACTGCCGGTGCATTGCTGGCGGGCACAGTAATAGTTACTGTTTTTAATATTTTTAATATGGTTAATATCTAA
- a CDS encoding ABC transporter ATP-binding protein, with translation MTGNAISLRDISFNYKHIKALDDLSLEIPGGISFGIMGPNGAGKTTLIRIMVGLLRQKSGYLAILGKEFSRQLEYQLGYMPQAHSLYTELSISQNIDFFARVYGLRDKTLRKARIEEVIRLVDLWERRNDAVMNLSGGMKQRVSLACAIVHNPPVIFLDEPTVGLDPELRCRFWEYFKSLNQKGVTIIISSHTLDDAAHCDRLAFLREGKVIAEGTPADLKAATGKADASLEDAFLHSIRIGGIPCHE, from the coding sequence ATGACTGGAAATGCTATCAGCTTGCGGGATATATCTTTCAATTATAAACACATCAAGGCCTTAGATGACTTAAGTCTGGAGATTCCCGGTGGTATAAGCTTCGGAATAATGGGTCCTAACGGGGCAGGCAAAACCACTCTTATCCGCATAATGGTGGGGCTTCTCCGCCAAAAAAGCGGTTACCTAGCCATACTTGGAAAAGAGTTTAGCCGCCAACTGGAATACCAGCTGGGATACATGCCACAGGCACACTCTCTGTATACCGAATTGTCAATCAGCCAGAATATAGATTTTTTTGCCCGTGTCTACGGTCTGCGGGATAAAACACTGCGAAAAGCCCGCATAGAAGAGGTAATCAGGCTGGTAGACCTCTGGGAAAGACGGAATGATGCCGTTATGAACCTTTCCGGTGGCATGAAACAGAGAGTAAGTTTGGCTTGTGCCATTGTCCATAATCCCCCGGTGATATTTTTAGATGAACCAACTGTGGGGCTTGACCCTGAACTGCGTTGCCGTTTTTGGGAATATTTTAAAAGCCTAAACCAAAAAGGAGTAACCATAATAATATCCAGCCATACGCTTGATGACGCTGCCCACTGTGACCGTCTGGCGTTTCTGCGTGAGGGCAAGGTAATTGCGGAAGGTACTCCGGCGGATTTAAAGGCGGCTACAGGTAAAGCTGATGCCAGTCTGGAAGATGCTTTTTTACATTCTATCCGAATAGGAGGTATCCCCTGCCATGAATAA
- a CDS encoding ABC transporter permease — protein MNNMLAIAQRLIRQLLHDRRTMALIIVVPVVVMGLIGVSFPDATVLDYIAPAMLATLALFFSFLLTGISFLRETSQGTMERLMAAPVSRLDIVAGYLLGFFVFALLQTLIIVLFTIYVLGVNFQSELWQILLFKVLIITGAVTLGIFTSSFAKNEFQMVQFIPLIIVPQIFLCGVIWPVSQMPEWLQYLSNILPLTYGVDGMREIMLEGKNLAEVGFQCGVLMLFAVITTLLASLTVPKRR, from the coding sequence ATGAATAATATGCTGGCTATTGCCCAGAGGCTTATCCGCCAGTTACTCCATGACCGCAGGACTATGGCACTCATAATAGTAGTTCCGGTGGTGGTTATGGGGCTTATAGGTGTCAGTTTTCCGGATGCAACGGTGCTTGATTATATTGCTCCGGCCATGCTGGCGACTCTGGCTTTGTTTTTCAGTTTCCTGCTTACCGGCATTTCATTTCTGCGTGAAACATCTCAGGGTACTATGGAAAGACTTATGGCCGCGCCTGTTTCCCGTCTGGATATAGTTGCCGGGTATCTTCTGGGATTTTTTGTGTTTGCCTTGCTGCAGACACTTATCATTGTTCTTTTTACTATATATGTGCTGGGTGTTAACTTTCAGAGTGAACTCTGGCAAATACTCCTCTTTAAGGTGCTTATTATTACCGGTGCAGTTACACTGGGTATTTTTACCAGCAGTTTTGCCAAAAATGAGTTCCAGATGGTTCAGTTCATTCCGCTCATTATTGTTCCCCAGATATTTCTGTGCGGGGTTATCTGGCCGGTTTCTCAAATGCCGGAGTGGCTTCAGTACCTGTCAAATATTCTGCCATTAACCTATGGTGTGGACGGCATGCGTGAAATAATGCTGGAGGGTAAAAATCTGGCTGAAGTAGGATTTCAATGCGGAGTTTTGATGCTGTTTGCGGTTATTACCACTCTTTTGGCTTCACTTACCGTACCCAAACGCCGCTAA
- a CDS encoding ABC transporter ATP-binding protein: protein MDSEILLEVKDLHVEVDGREILHGVDLVLPAGETHVIFGPNGSGKTTLLMTLMGFPRYKITKGQLIFNGKDITHVPLDERARLGIGISFQRPPVVRGVKLREMVRSSLRAKDDKGLINELAKKANMTDFLERDVNHGFSGGEIKRSELLQLLAQGPDMVLLDEPESGVDLENIALIGSLINELLEKKHPIRERKRGGLVITHTGHILDYVNARTGYVLCHGRINCTGDPRDMLETIKHNGYQECVECPRKI from the coding sequence ATGGATTCAGAAATTCTGCTTGAGGTAAAAGATCTCCATGTTGAGGTAGATGGTCGGGAGATACTCCACGGAGTTGACCTGGTACTGCCTGCCGGAGAAACCCATGTTATTTTTGGGCCTAACGGCAGCGGCAAAACCACCCTGCTGATGACACTGATGGGTTTTCCCCGTTACAAAATTACCAAAGGCCAGCTGATATTTAATGGCAAAGATATTACCCATGTTCCGCTTGATGAGCGTGCCCGTTTAGGTATAGGCATCAGTTTTCAGCGCCCGCCGGTAGTGCGCGGGGTGAAACTACGGGAAATGGTTCGCAGTTCACTTCGTGCCAAAGATGACAAAGGCTTGATTAACGAACTTGCTAAAAAAGCAAACATGACAGATTTTCTGGAAAGAGATGTTAACCATGGTTTTTCCGGTGGTGAAATCAAGCGTTCTGAACTGCTCCAGTTGCTGGCACAGGGGCCGGACATGGTTCTCCTTGATGAACCTGAATCCGGGGTTGATTTAGAGAATATCGCCCTTATAGGCAGTCTCATAAATGAATTGTTGGAGAAAAAACACCCTATTCGTGAACGCAAACGGGGTGGTTTGGTTATAACCCACACCGGGCATATTCTGGATTATGTAAACGCCCGCACCGGCTATGTGCTTTGCCATGGGCGTATAAATTGCACCGGTGACCCGCGGGATATGCTTGAAACCATTAAGCATAACGGCTATCAGGAGTGTGTAGAATGTCCCCGAAAGATCTAA
- a CDS encoding SufB/SufD family protein — protein sequence MSPKDLRPNLADTAGAAINKKPAVGDDILLEKYTDNTEAHKYVNKPSELASEDKARILESGVILDDLKERSGTYIQMDNHPVHFSAQQDGIEIMSTSEAAKKYDWLKDYWWKAVSVDADKYTAHVELNQADGYFIRALPGVKTEFPVQSCMYMAKNQSIQNVHNIIIAEEGSELHIITGCTSAHRTETGLHLGVTEFYIKKGAKVTFTMIHTWSPDIAVRPRTGAIVEENGVFLSNYVIMKTVKNLQSYPVAYLNGENAVARFNSVMVCPPGSKMDVGSRVFLNAKHTRTELITRALTTGGEIISRGYIEGKVPDCKGHLECRGLILGDKGIIYAIPELMGRVSGVDLSHEAAVGKIAEEEVEYLMARGLNKDEATAAIVRGFLNVDIEGLPPLLKEEMDKAIKLGDQEGM from the coding sequence ATGTCCCCGAAAGATCTAAGACCTAATCTGGCTGACACAGCCGGTGCTGCTATAAATAAAAAGCCCGCTGTTGGTGACGATATACTTTTAGAAAAATATACCGATAATACCGAGGCCCATAAATATGTAAATAAACCATCTGAGCTTGCATCTGAAGACAAGGCCCGTATACTTGAATCCGGCGTGATACTGGATGACCTAAAAGAGCGGAGCGGAACATATATCCAAATGGATAACCACCCTGTTCATTTCTCTGCCCAGCAAGACGGCATAGAGATTATGTCAACTAGCGAGGCCGCCAAGAAATATGACTGGCTGAAGGATTATTGGTGGAAAGCTGTATCGGTAGATGCAGATAAATACACTGCCCATGTTGAGCTTAATCAGGCAGACGGCTATTTTATACGGGCACTTCCCGGTGTAAAAACCGAATTCCCTGTTCAGTCCTGTATGTATATGGCCAAAAACCAGTCTATACAGAATGTTCATAACATTATTATTGCCGAGGAAGGTTCTGAACTTCATATTATCACCGGCTGTACTTCTGCCCACCGTACCGAGACCGGTCTGCATCTAGGTGTGACCGAGTTTTATATAAAGAAGGGTGCGAAGGTAACCTTTACCATGATACACACTTGGTCACCGGATATAGCTGTCCGCCCGCGCACCGGTGCTATCGTGGAAGAAAACGGTGTTTTCTTAAGTAATTACGTTATCATGAAAACTGTTAAAAACCTGCAGTCCTATCCGGTGGCTTACCTGAATGGAGAAAATGCAGTTGCCCGTTTCAACAGTGTTATGGTTTGCCCTCCCGGCTCTAAAATGGATGTTGGATCACGGGTTTTCCTGAATGCCAAACATACCCGAACCGAACTTATTACCCGTGCCCTCACTACCGGCGGAGAGATTATCTCCCGTGGTTATATTGAAGGCAAAGTGCCGGATTGCAAGGGGCATCTGGAGTGCCGCGGGCTTATTCTGGGTGATAAGGGCATTATTTATGCTATACCTGAGCTTATGGGAAGGGTATCCGGAGTGGATTTATCCCATGAAGCGGCGGTGGGTAAAATAGCCGAAGAAGAAGTTGAATACCTGATGGCCAGAGGACTGAATAAAGATGAGGCCACTGCTGCCATTGTACGCGGCTTTTTGAATGTGGATATTGAGGGTCTGCCTCCCTTGCTCAAAGAAGAGATGGATAAAGCTATCAAATTGGGTGATCAGGAAGGCATGTAA
- a CDS encoding ABC transporter ATP-binding protein, whose translation MTNRDLPPLIEFKNISLMRGERLCLKNINLVINQRQSLAILGPNGAGKSSLIKTITRELYPIFDPLGSSLRILGRGNWDVFELRSQLGIVSAEVLRQDISQTCQEAVLSGYFGSPYLRDAGLISPKMKTYAQDMMNLLEIDHLAERLTDEISSGEARRVVIARALVNNPQSLLLDEPTTNLDMKSAHQLRQLLSKISNLGTQIILVTHNLTDIIPEINRVVMLKDGSIFRDGAKIEIMTETNFSELFGFEVNLLNKAGFYYLY comes from the coding sequence ATGACCAACCGGGATTTACCCCCTCTTATAGAGTTTAAAAATATCAGCCTTATGCGCGGCGAACGCCTGTGCCTGAAAAATATAAATCTGGTTATAAATCAGAGGCAAAGTCTGGCCATACTTGGCCCAAACGGGGCAGGCAAATCCAGCCTTATCAAGACTATAACCCGCGAATTATACCCCATCTTTGATCCTCTGGGTTCAAGCCTTCGCATACTCGGACGGGGAAATTGGGACGTATTTGAATTGCGAAGCCAACTGGGGATAGTATCTGCCGAGGTTCTGAGGCAGGACATCAGCCAGACTTGCCAGGAAGCAGTGCTAAGCGGTTATTTCGGTTCTCCGTACCTGCGTGATGCCGGTTTGATTAGCCCGAAAATGAAAACCTATGCCCAAGATATGATGAATCTGCTGGAAATAGACCATTTGGCAGAACGGCTGACAGATGAAATTTCAAGCGGTGAAGCCCGCAGGGTAGTTATTGCCAGAGCGTTGGTAAATAACCCCCAAAGCTTGTTGCTGGATGAACCAACCACTAATCTGGACATGAAATCCGCCCACCAGTTACGTCAGCTGCTCAGCAAAATTTCAAACCTGGGGACTCAGATAATACTGGTTACCCATAACCTCACTGATATAATACCGGAAATAAACCGGGTGGTTATGCTGAAAGACGGCAGTATTTTCCGGGACGGAGCCAAAATTGAAATAATGACCGAGACTAATTTTTCTGAACTATTCGGATTTGAAGTTAATTTGCTGAATAAAGCCGGTTTTTATTACCTTTACTAA
- a CDS encoding thymidylate synthase has product MKITSVEARDLSEAWFLCLRQVLTNGYEYTIERGSYSGQKRKELDMITVHIKNPGNRPLIPDVPPGVPAPSTMEYIDNYLPYLMTAHRAEGEQYTYGQYLEAQIAKVIKMYRETGFNTNQAFMTVGNPETLDLEDPPCLRSIDTRVRYGKLHFIIYFRSWDLWAGFPSNLAAIQLLKEYMAAEIGVEDGEIIAMSKGMHIYDYAWDIAKTAAGMNGV; this is encoded by the coding sequence ATGAAAATTACCTCGGTGGAAGCCAGAGATCTCTCTGAAGCCTGGTTTTTGTGCCTGAGACAGGTACTTACAAACGGTTACGAGTACACTATTGAACGTGGCAGTTATTCAGGGCAGAAACGCAAAGAACTGGATATGATAACTGTCCATATTAAAAACCCCGGTAACCGCCCCCTTATACCTGATGTTCCACCCGGTGTGCCCGCTCCATCCACTATGGAATATATAGATAACTATCTGCCGTACCTGATGACTGCTCACCGGGCAGAGGGTGAGCAGTATACCTATGGCCAGTATCTTGAAGCCCAGATTGCCAAAGTTATAAAAATGTACCGGGAAACAGGCTTCAATACCAATCAGGCTTTTATGACAGTAGGCAATCCCGAAACACTGGACTTGGAGGACCCCCCTTGTCTTCGCAGTATAGATACCAGAGTACGTTACGGAAAACTCCACTTTATAATATATTTCCGCTCATGGGATTTATGGGCAGGCTTCCCGTCTAATCTGGCGGCTATCCAACTGCTAAAAGAATATATGGCAGCCGAAATAGGGGTAGAAGACGGGGAGATTATCGCCATGAGCAAAGGCATGCATATTTACGATTATGCCTGGGATATAGCCAAAACGGCCGCCGGCATGAATGGCGTTTAG
- a CDS encoding archease, whose product MFLGYKLIQHTADVGIVAQGASMGDAFGFAASGLFSLITDTSTLKQDKIISLEFISDSYENLLVKWLNELIYIFDTQILVFGRFEVAVNSAFKLTAICFGQKVNADTPLHHYVKAATYHLLKVKKITGGYKLQVLLDI is encoded by the coding sequence ATGTTTTTGGGATATAAACTAATCCAGCATACGGCTGATGTGGGCATTGTAGCACAAGGGGCAAGTATGGGTGATGCCTTTGGGTTTGCGGCCAGCGGTCTTTTCAGCCTTATTACTGATACGTCTACCTTGAAACAGGATAAAATAATATCATTGGAATTTATATCAGATAGTTATGAAAATCTGCTGGTTAAGTGGCTAAATGAACTTATATATATATTTGATACTCAAATACTGGTGTTTGGGCGTTTTGAAGTGGCGGTGAATTCAGCTTTTAAACTTACGGCTATCTGTTTTGGCCAAAAAGTTAATGCAGATACTCCCTTGCATCATTATGTAAAGGCAGCTACCTACCACTTGCTCAAAGTAAAAAAGATTACCGGAGGGTACAAGCTTCAAGTGTTATTGGATATCTAG
- a CDS encoding RtcB family protein, which translates to MTSPWHGILKKIDDYRWEIPQSYKVGMRVPGLVYASERMLNQIWEEHAIEQIANVAFLPGIVGRSMAMPDIHWGYGFPIGGVAATRISDGVISPGGVGFDINCGTRLLRTNLSVEEVQPKIDELLNELFSKIPSGVGSSGNIKLSGTDIDNVMTRGGSWALEKGMGEAEDIKLTEESGSLSGANPDKVSNKAKTRGASQLGTLGSGNHFLEVQVVDEIFDPEVAAVFGVQALGQVLFLIHTGSRGLGHQVCTDYVQLLNEAVKKYGINLPDRQLACAPLKSDDGQNYLAAMACAANYAWANRQCITHWARDAFMKVFEKSRRDLGMDQIYDVAHNIAKIEEHMVDGKVQNVCVHRKGATRSFPAGHPEIPAVYRKVGQPVIIPGDMGRYSYVAVGTETAMRETFGSTCHGAGRILSRGAAKKTTSGTQLLDTLRSQGISIRVGDIGSLAEEASEAYKDVADVVEVTHKAGIARNIFKTRPLGVIKG; encoded by the coding sequence ATGACCAGCCCGTGGCATGGAATACTTAAAAAAATAGATGACTACCGTTGGGAAATCCCCCAGAGCTACAAAGTAGGTATGAGAGTGCCCGGTCTGGTATATGCCAGTGAACGTATGCTCAATCAAATATGGGAGGAGCATGCTATAGAGCAAATTGCCAATGTGGCTTTTTTGCCCGGTATTGTGGGCAGGTCTATGGCTATGCCTGATATTCATTGGGGTTACGGTTTCCCCATCGGCGGAGTGGCCGCTACCAGAATAAGTGACGGGGTAATCTCACCCGGCGGCGTAGGTTTTGATATAAACTGCGGAACCCGCCTTTTAAGGACAAACCTCAGTGTTGAAGAAGTTCAACCCAAGATAGATGAGCTTTTGAATGAGCTTTTTTCCAAAATACCCTCCGGGGTGGGTAGCAGCGGTAATATAAAGCTAAGCGGAACAGATATAGATAATGTAATGACCCGTGGCGGGAGCTGGGCTTTGGAAAAGGGTATGGGCGAAGCCGAAGACATTAAACTGACTGAAGAATCCGGCAGTTTATCTGGTGCTAATCCCGACAAGGTTTCCAATAAGGCCAAGACCAGAGGTGCATCCCAACTGGGTACACTGGGTTCAGGCAACCATTTTTTGGAAGTACAGGTTGTAGATGAAATATTTGATCCTGAAGTAGCGGCGGTGTTCGGAGTTCAGGCGCTGGGTCAGGTACTTTTTCTTATCCATACCGGTTCACGGGGTTTGGGGCATCAAGTATGTACTGACTATGTGCAACTGTTAAATGAAGCGGTCAAAAAATATGGCATAAATTTGCCTGACCGCCAGCTGGCTTGTGCCCCGCTAAAATCAGACGATGGGCAGAACTATCTAGCCGCTATGGCCTGTGCCGCCAATTATGCTTGGGCTAACCGCCAGTGCATCACCCACTGGGCACGTGATGCCTTCATGAAGGTATTTGAAAAAAGCCGGCGTGATTTAGGTATGGACCAGATATACGATGTAGCCCATAATATTGCCAAGATAGAAGAGCATATGGTAGACGGCAAAGTGCAGAATGTATGTGTCCATCGTAAAGGTGCCACCCGTTCTTTCCCTGCCGGCCACCCTGAGATACCGGCTGTTTACCGAAAAGTCGGACAGCCTGTTATAATACCCGGAGACATGGGCAGATACTCGTATGTAGCTGTAGGTACAGAGACTGCCATGCGTGAAACTTTCGGTTCTACCTGCCATGGCGCAGGCCGGATACTCAGCCGCGGTGCGGCTAAGAAAACTACTTCCGGTACACAACTGCTGGATACTCTCAGGTCTCAGGGTATAAGTATAAGGGTGGGTGACATAGGCAGTCTGGCAGAAGAAGCCTCAGAAGCCTACAAAGATGTGGCTGATGTAGTGGAAGTAACCCACAAAGCAGGTATTGCCCGGAATATATTTAAAACCAGACCATTAGGAGTAATCAAAGGTTAG
- a CDS encoding SagB/ThcOx family dehydrogenase has translation MTDIIKLPPPSVRGKMTVEEAISKRRSVRSFSNRQINRETLSQLLWASDGITDTVDKLRSAPSAGAIYPLDLYIIAGNKGVEGLEAGVYRYNPERNGLYLQVSGDFRKQLAEGCFKQDFVADAPFSLVICYRPEDLIKRYGNNAEKYAYFEVGHVAQNFSLACVALGLGSVVIGAFTEETICKSMNLNGHPKPLYIIAAGFPAA, from the coding sequence ATGACTGATATTATAAAATTACCCCCGCCCAGTGTGCGGGGCAAAATGACAGTTGAAGAAGCTATAAGCAAAAGACGTTCGGTCAGGTCATTTTCAAACCGCCAGATAAATAGAGAAACTTTGTCCCAACTGTTGTGGGCATCAGACGGCATTACAGATACAGTAGATAAATTACGTTCTGCACCCAGTGCCGGGGCAATTTATCCGCTTGACCTTTATATAATAGCCGGGAACAAAGGAGTGGAAGGTTTGGAAGCCGGGGTATACCGGTATAATCCTGAGCGGAACGGGCTTTATCTGCAGGTGAGCGGTGATTTCCGCAAACAACTGGCAGAAGGGTGTTTCAAACAGGATTTTGTGGCAGATGCTCCCTTCTCACTGGTTATTTGTTACCGTCCGGAAGATTTGATAAAAAGATATGGCAACAATGCCGAAAAATATGCCTATTTTGAAGTAGGCCATGTTGCACAAAACTTCAGTCTGGCGTGTGTGGCTTTGGGTTTGGGAAGTGTGGTGATAGGTGCTTTTACGGAAGAAACCATTTGTAAGTCTATGAATCTAAACGGACACCCTAAGCCTCTGTACATAATTGCGGCGGGTTTCCCCGCCGCTTAA